From Rutidosis leptorrhynchoides isolate AG116_Rl617_1_P2 chromosome 3, CSIRO_AGI_Rlap_v1, whole genome shotgun sequence, a single genomic window includes:
- the LOC139899666 gene encoding uncharacterized protein, producing MTSVDQKAPSKVVEMRMKKVLTAEEIAGISFRKQDVDKQLEQAAASEHVEETPAESGNKRKAAGTSEAQKKKKKTPKQLEDMRNDNFVAIEPRSADLPPPINEHVEETQPTTPRVNPELQATATSKDKAKGETERVRLELEKVTRERDDAVTNRELAEADMTMLRTALPAIAQKIHESGNTARREFIEPFASNALQGHWKYLARNRIHPTLSAHCTLKAL from the exons atgacgtccgtcgatcagaaggccccaagcaaggttgtag agatgaggatgaagaaggtgcttaccgcggaggagattgctgggatctctttccgcaagcaggatgtggacaaacagctagagcaggcagctgctagcgaacatgtggaggaaacgccggcggagtcaggcaataaacgcaaggcggctgggacgtccgaggctcagaagaagaagaagaagactcctaagcagctggaggatatgcgcaacgacaattttgttgccatcgagccgcggtccgcagacctacctccccccattaatg agcatgtggaggagacgcagccaacaacaccgcgggtcaaccccgagctgcaggccactgccacatccaaagacaag GCAAAGGGGGAAACTGAGCGAGTGAGGCTGGAGTTGGAAAAGGTGACGAGGGAGAGGGACGATGCGGTTACCAACCGCGAGCTGGCCGAGGCAGATATGACAATGCTGCGCACCGCACTTCCCGCAATTGCGcagaaa ATCCATGAATCCGGCAATACTGCCCGCCGGGAGTTTATTGaaccattcgcgagcaatgccctgcaAGGTCATTGGAAATATTtggcacgcaaccggatccacccaaccttgagtgcgcattgcaccCTCAAAGCGCTGTAA